A genome region from Camelina sativa cultivar DH55 unplaced genomic scaffold, Cs unpScaffold00664, whole genome shotgun sequence includes the following:
- the LOC104773828 gene encoding F-box/LRR-repeat protein At2g40920-like, producing MEIPPMDVVTDEILTKLPAKSLMRFKCVSKLWSSYISSRYFSSRFHSVPRLYMGLRDLNDSHNSVILSLAPETTSSSCFVVDHDLTIPQRGGAILQYLPGFICYTFWGKPRIYNPATRHLVTFPAAIKSNIIITPPPGEGAKVVSYYFGHDHVSDQYVVVCSTGVRTRFRQEMRSEHRVFFLEAGGRGIWKKAAPTCPADFRPHIPVKGGVCIDGVIYYLGWTDSYNSVLVSFHIRSGEFKMIQVPRRDGDELRSRVTDVSLIEYGGKVTLIVQSNLREKGRLDLWAVEDAGSNKWSRKTLVLQPSQLHLVNNDTIFKVNGTTQNGKVFLIPENLFSPFHILCYDLQSNDMRKIEIKGVPDHWFSKDKMNVIVMLMDHSERLLNVMHTG from the coding sequence ATGGAGATTCCTCCTATGGATGTGGTGACTGATGAGATCCTTACGAAACTGCCTGCTAAATCTCTTATGAGGTTCAAGTGCGTCTCAAAACTTTGGTCATCGTACATCAGCTCACGATATTTCAGCAGCCGTTTCCACTCGGTCCCTCGACTTTACATGGGTTTGCGGGATCTCAATGACAGCCATAACTCCGTAATACTATCATTGGCTCCAGAAACTACGTCGTCTTCTTGCTTTGTAGTTGACCACGATCTGACCATCCCACAGCGGGGAGGCGCCATCTTGCAATATCTTCCTGGCTTCATATGTTACACCTTTTGGGGAAAGCCGCGGATCTATAATCCTGCCACCAGACACCTTGTCACCTTCCCCGCGGCAATCAAATCCAACATCATCATAACTCCTCCTCCAGGAGAAGGTGCAAAAGTCGTCTCTTACTATTTCGGACACGACCATGTTAGCGACCAGTACGTAGTGGTATGTTCAACTGGTGTCAGAACGAGATTTCGTCAAGAGATGAGGTCAGAGCATCGGGTCTTTTTCCTAGAAGCTGGAGGAAGAGGAATTTGGAAAAAGGCGGCTCCAACGTGTCCAGCTGACTTTCGTCCTCACATTCCGGTCAAGGGAGGAGTGTGTATTGATGGGGTTATATATTACCTGGGTTGGACTGATTCGTATAATTCTGTGCTTGTGAGTTTCCACATTAGATCCGGAGAATTCAAAATGATCCAAGTACCTCGCAGGGACGGAGATGAGCTGCGTTCAAGGGTCACGGATGTGAGTCTTATAGAGTATGGTGGCAAAGTAACTCTTATTGTCCAAAGCAATCTTAGAGAAAAGGGTAGACTTGATTTATGGGCCGTGGAAGATGCCGGGAGCAATAAATGGTCGAGGAAGACTCTAGTTTTGCAGCCTTCTCAGCTACATTTAGTCAATAACGACACTATATTCAAAGTCAATGGTACAACTCAAAATGGCAAGGTTTTCTTGATACCAGagaatttgttttctccatttcACATTCTCTGTTATGATCTTCAAAGCAATGATATGAGAAAGATCGAAATCAAAGGTGTACCTGACCACTGGTTTAGCAAGGACAAAATGAACGTTATAGTGATGTTGATGGATCACAGTGAGCGTCTTCTTAACGTGATGCATACGGGGTAA